In the Candidatus Methylomirabilota bacterium genome, CAGCGTGAACACGATCGGGACCAGCGCGGCCAGCCACACGCCGACGTAGGGGATGAAGCGCAGCACCGCGGCCAGGAAGCCCCAGAGCAGCGCGTAGGGCACGCCCAGCAGCATGAGGCCGCCGGTGATGCCGATGCCGAAGCTGGTGTTGATGATGGTCTGCATCAGCAGGTACCGGCTGATGCGATGCGCGGCCTCGTCCAGCACACGAGTGGTCGTGATCAGCCGGTTGTATCCGCCGAGCCGGATGACCCGGTTCCTGAGGTCCTCGCGCTCGATCAGCATGAAGATCACGAGCACGATGACCGCGCCGGCGGAGCCCAGGTACTCGACATAGCCCGGCAGCTGCCACCGGCCGGTGGGCTCGGAGCGGACGACGACCGGCGCCGCCGCCCCCGGCACGCGCCGCGTCTCCGTCTCCTTCTCCAGCTCCCGGGTCACGTCGGTCATCGCGGTCTGCATCTTCTCGAGCACGCCGCCGCTGCCGAGCCGCCTGACCTCGCCGATCTTGGCGATGAGATTGTCGCGATAGACCGGGATCTGCGTCGAGAGGGCCGTGAACTCCACCGTGAGGATCCAGAAGACGCCGCCCAGGGCCAGGAAGAGCATCGTCACCACGACGCCCACCGAGATCGCGCGGCCCAGCCCGAGACGGGTCAAGCCGGTGACGATCGGGTAGACCATGAAGGTGAGCAGCGCGGCCAGCGCGATCGGCACCAGTACGGCGCGCGCGAGGTACAGCGCCGTGACGCCCACGATCACCGCGACGACCGTGGCCAGCCTGTTCATCGCCTCTCGGTCGAGCAAGCCATGTGCCACCGCGGACCGCCCGGTAAACCGAGCGAGTTCGCCCAGTAGCTCAGCGCGCGGGTAGTTTCTTCGCGGTAAGGACGACCGCGCGCGGGCTGGCCGGCTCAGTCGCGCGGCCGGGGCTCAGGCGTGGCGATGGCCGCCGTCGTGATGTCCACGGTCGTAGTGGGCCTTGAGCGCGTCGAGGCCGAAGTCGCCCTGCGGATCGTGCCAGACCGAGTGGATGTGGTTGGCGTCGTTCTGGGTGTTGTCCAGCTCGATGAGCAGCGTCGGCCCGTGCAGCCGATAGTAGTGCGCCTTGCCGGGCTCGGTGCCGCCGGCCCACGCGAAGTGGATCTGCGTCGGGTCCGCCTGCCGCATGCGGGACAGCTCCTGCTCGGCCAGCTCGGCGCGCATGTTGCGCGCGTACTCCTCGACGAGCCGCAGGGCCTGCGCGCGCTGCTCCGCGCTCATGTCGGCAAGCGGCAGGCCCGCCGGCCGGGTCAGGCTCTCGCCGCGGCCCGGCCCGCTCACGATGTCGCCGAGCGACTGGGTCGCGATGATGGCGCGGGAGCGCTGCGCCTCGCCGAGGCTGCCCACGAGGGCGCGAGCCAGATCCTCCTCGGCGGCGAGCGCGCGGGCGCCCTTCTGCGGGCCCGACGGCACCTGGGCCGGATTGGCCCCGAGGAACGCGGGCGTCATCGCCACCGGCTTGCCCGGCGCGAGCAGGAAGTTGAGCGAGAGGTGATGGCCCTCGACACGCCAGCCCCACGGCGCCGACGGTCCCGGGTTGCCGAAGACGGTGAACGCGTAGTTCTCCTGATCGCGCAGGAGGCCGATGGTCTCGAGCCGGCGCAGCACCTCCTCCAGCCGGATGATGCTGACCGCCTTGCCGTAGCCCGCCGCGCTCAGGCTCACCTTCATCAGCTCGTGGGCGGCGCTGCGCGCCGGCGCCGGCATGTCCTTGAAGGCGACGCCCTCGCGCCGGCGCGGCACGTAGTGCCAGTTGAGGCGCTCCTTGTCGGAGACCGCGAACACCGCGCGCTTGCGCGCGTCGGCGGAGAGGGCGCCCAGGAAGGCGAGCGCGGCCGCCGCCATGGCCGCCCGCGCCGCCTCGGGGACCTCGGAGAGGGCGGGCGGCGACTGGGCATGACCGTGGCGCGGGACGGCTGCGGCCGCCGCGCTCGCGGCCAGGCCGTGGAGCAGGCGCCGGCGCGAGAGCACGGGCTAGGAGTACTTCACGGTGCAGCCGTAGGCGCGCGTGACCGGCGTCTTCACTGGCTGGCCCGCGGCAACCGCGTCGAGCGCCGCCTTGACGTAGTTGCTGGCGCCCTGCACGTCGGCCTTGCGCGTGGTGGGACGATCATCGATGGCGCCCGCGTAGGCGGCGGCGAGCGGCCGGATCGCCATCGCGGAGAAGCCTACGGGCGCGGCGTCACCTTCTCGAAGAGCGCGCGGTACTGGCCGTAGCCTTCCTCCTCGAGGCGGGCGAGGGGGATGAACCGCAGCGCGGCCGAGTTGATGCAATACCGCATGCCGGTCGGGGCGGGGCCGTCGGGGAAGAGATGGCCCAGGTGCGAATCGCCCTCGCTCGAGCGTACCTCGACCCGGCGCATGCCATAGGAATCGTCGGCGTGCTCGGTGACGTGCTTGTCCTCGATCGGCCGGACGAAGCTGGGCCAACCGGTGCCCGAGTCGAACTTGTCGGTCGAAGAGAAGAGCGGCTCGCCCGACACCACGTCCACGTAGATGCCGGACTCGTGGTGGTCCCAGAACTCGTTCCGGAACGGCGGCTCGGTGGCGCTGCACTGTGTGACGTTGTACTGTTCCGGCGTCAGACGCTGCTTGAGGTCCGGGTCGGCGCGCTTGTCGGTAGCCATGGCACCAGTGAGTATACCCTTGCGAGGCAAGTCATGAGCGATGAGATCAATATCGAGTTCACCCGCTTCTCCGCCTTCTATTCCCCGCTGATCGCCACGATGGCCGGCGGGTTCCTCAAGGAGGAGGGGCTGACGCCGAAGCACTCGATCGCCCCGGCCGGCAAGTCCGCGATCGAAGGGGTGGTGGCGGGGACGGTCCACGTCTGCCAGTCGGCGCCCTCGCAGGGCTTCGGTCCGCTCGAGAAGGGCCAGACGCCGCCCGCGGTGCACTTCGCCCAGATCAACGAGATGGACGGGTTCTTTCTGACCGGCCGCGCGGCCGATCCCTCTTTCACGTGGGACAAGCTGCGCGGCACGCGGGTGCTGGTGGACCACGGCGGCCAGCCGCTCGCCATGTTCAAGTACGCCTGCCACAAGCGCGGCCTGGACTGGGGAGCGATCCGGGCAGTGAACGTGCCGAGCGATCGCATGGACACGGCCTTCCGGCAGGGCGAGGGCGACTACATCCACCAGCAGGGCCCCGCCCCGCAGCAGCTCGAGCACGACCGCGTCGGTCACGTGGTGGCCTCGGTGGGCCAGGCGATCGGTCCGCTGGCCTTCTCGAGCCTGGCTGCGACGCGCACGTGGCTCCAGACGGACATGGCGCGCGCCTTCATGCGCGCCTATCGCAAGGCGCGCCAGTGGCTGCTGGCCACGCCGGCCGCGAAGGTGGCGGAGGCCGAGGCCTCGTTCTTCCCCGACATCGACCGGTCGGTGCTGGCCGCCACCATCGGCTACTACCAGAAGCTGGGCTGCTGGACCCCGCACGTGGAGATCACCCGGCCCGCGTTCGAGGCCGCGCTCGACGTCTTCCAGCACTCGGGCCTGATCACCCGGCGCCACCGTTACGAGGACGTGATCGCGGTCCCGCCCGCCGGCTAGGTCGCCTGGAGCGCGGGTTCGCCTCCGGGCTACCGGGTGCCCGTCGGAAGCTCGTCGAAGGGCAGGTCGCGGTCCACGCGCACGTCCTGGGGCAGGCCCAGCACGCGCTCCGCGATGATGTTGCGCAGGATCTCGTCGGTGCCGGCCGCGATGCGCCCGCCCGGCGAGGTCAGGAGCGA is a window encoding:
- a CDS encoding AI-2E family transporter, giving the protein MNRLATVVAVIVGVTALYLARAVLVPIALAALLTFMVYPIVTGLTRLGLGRAISVGVVVTMLFLALGGVFWILTVEFTALSTQIPVYRDNLIAKIGEVRRLGSGGVLEKMQTAMTDVTRELEKETETRRVPGAAAPVVVRSEPTGRWQLPGYVEYLGSAGAVIVLVIFMLIEREDLRNRVIRLGGYNRLITTTRVLDEAAHRISRYLLMQTIINTSFGIGITGGLMLLGVPYALLWGFLAAVLRFIPYVGVWLAALVPIVFTL
- a CDS encoding DUF3500 domain-containing protein, with the protein product MLSRRRLLHGLAASAAAAAVPRHGHAQSPPALSEVPEAARAAMAAAALAFLGALSADARKRAVFAVSDKERLNWHYVPRRREGVAFKDMPAPARSAAHELMKVSLSAAGYGKAVSIIRLEEVLRRLETIGLLRDQENYAFTVFGNPGPSAPWGWRVEGHHLSLNFLLAPGKPVAMTPAFLGANPAQVPSGPQKGARALAAEEDLARALVGSLGEAQRSRAIIATQSLGDIVSGPGRGESLTRPAGLPLADMSAEQRAQALRLVEEYARNMRAELAEQELSRMRQADPTQIHFAWAGGTEPGKAHYYRLHGPTLLIELDNTQNDANHIHSVWHDPQGDFGLDALKAHYDRGHHDGGHRHA
- a CDS encoding ABC transporter substrate-binding protein, whose amino-acid sequence is MSDEINIEFTRFSAFYSPLIATMAGGFLKEEGLTPKHSIAPAGKSAIEGVVAGTVHVCQSAPSQGFGPLEKGQTPPAVHFAQINEMDGFFLTGRAADPSFTWDKLRGTRVLVDHGGQPLAMFKYACHKRGLDWGAIRAVNVPSDRMDTAFRQGEGDYIHQQGPAPQQLEHDRVGHVVASVGQAIGPLAFSSLAATRTWLQTDMARAFMRAYRKARQWLLATPAAKVAEAEASFFPDIDRSVLAATIGYYQKLGCWTPHVEITRPAFEAALDVFQHSGLITRRHRYEDVIAVPPAG